A region of Deltaproteobacteria bacterium DNA encodes the following proteins:
- a CDS encoding MFS transporter, with translation MARWNISIQYALYFGTMGVFLPYFNLYCYHLGFDGVQIGVLSSLRSLIMVLFSLTWAALADRYHKRRFLYILCNLFSTFVFCFFFFFDTFWSMFIITAFYGIFYAPIIAFLEAFSMDHLAGQKRAYGAIRAWGSIAFISVVILLGWLLKRFDIRIILVFILAGGGFLTLVSLKTPESALPEPPPFMANINTFFDRRVLVFLFCAYLMLVSHGAYYAFLSIYLEHLGFDSGFIGFAWATASIAEIIVMVKSKKFFQHLSFERILAFSFPVAALRWVLLGTLRSGVAILLLQILHAVTYGMFHMASILYMDHLSPEGTKTLGQSINNAVTYGLGLMTGFFVSGFLYERAGAQFSFLVSALIALTGGAVFSGFSLVHRRQVRAND, from the coding sequence ATGGCGAGGTGGAACATATCGATCCAATACGCGTTGTATTTTGGCACCATGGGGGTGTTCCTGCCCTATTTTAACCTCTATTGCTATCATTTGGGTTTCGACGGTGTCCAAATAGGTGTTCTGTCCTCCCTGCGGTCGCTGATCATGGTTCTTTTCTCACTGACGTGGGCTGCTTTGGCCGATCGGTATCATAAACGCCGCTTTCTTTATATCCTGTGTAATCTCTTTAGCACCTTTGTTTTTTGTTTTTTCTTTTTTTTCGACACGTTCTGGTCAATGTTCATAATTACCGCCTTCTATGGGATTTTTTACGCGCCCATCATCGCATTTCTCGAGGCCTTTTCCATGGATCATCTGGCAGGGCAGAAGCGTGCCTACGGCGCTATTCGGGCCTGGGGCTCGATCGCTTTTATCTCCGTCGTGATCCTTCTCGGTTGGCTTCTCAAGCGGTTTGATATCAGGATCATATTGGTTTTCATTTTGGCAGGCGGAGGTTTTTTGACGCTGGTTTCGCTGAAAACGCCGGAAAGCGCCCTACCTGAACCTCCCCCCTTCATGGCCAACATAAACACCTTTTTCGACCGACGGGTGCTGGTCTTTCTTTTCTGCGCCTATCTGATGCTGGTCAGCCATGGCGCTTATTACGCCTTTTTATCGATCTACCTGGAGCATCTAGGCTTTGACAGCGGCTTTATCGGATTTGCCTGGGCAACGGCGTCCATTGCCGAAATCATAGTGATGGTAAAGTCAAAAAAATTTTTTCAACACCTGTCATTTGAACGGATTCTGGCTTTCTCGTTTCCCGTGGCAGCGCTGCGTTGGGTACTTTTGGGCACCTTGCGCTCGGGGGTTGCCATCCTGCTGCTTCAGATTCTTCACGCGGTCACCTACGGTATGTTCCACATGGCCAGCATTTTGTATATGGACCACCTTTCTCCCGAAGGGACGAAGACACTGGGGCAATCCATCAACAATGCGGTGACCTACGGCCTGGGGTTGATGACCGGCTTTTTCGTGAGCGGTTTCCTGTATGAACGCGCGGGAGCCCAGTTCAGTTTTTTGGTGAGTGCCCTGATTGCGTTGACCGGCGGCGCGGTTTTTTCGGGATTCAGTTTGGTGCACCGCCGGCAGGTGCGAGCGAATGATTGA
- a CDS encoding acyltransferase, protein MRKDHRPYYIKQLYLRFQKLYGTHFIKPQLQSLGPGATFMKPWHVEIFGGPIHIGKYATIIASSDKKVRISVWPGQPGKGAIQIGDYCMLCPGVRISAADGIHIGDSCMFANNAFVTDSDWHGIYNRVSTGKADPITIADNVWIGDSAIICKGVSIGKNSIVGAGAVVTGDIPADVIAAGNPAKVVKRLDPGKPVTTRAHWLGEPRRLFRDFDRYDRATLKHNSLLTWIRHLVSPSNNS, encoded by the coding sequence TTGCGCAAAGACCACAGACCCTACTATATAAAACAGCTCTATCTCCGCTTTCAGAAATTGTACGGCACCCACTTCATCAAACCCCAGCTCCAATCCCTTGGCCCGGGTGCCACCTTCATGAAGCCCTGGCACGTGGAGATATTCGGCGGCCCCATCCATATTGGCAAATATGCCACCATCATCGCCTCTTCGGACAAAAAGGTCCGGATTTCAGTATGGCCCGGACAACCGGGAAAAGGCGCCATACAGATAGGCGATTACTGCATGCTGTGCCCCGGTGTCCGCATCAGTGCCGCCGATGGCATACATATCGGCGACAGTTGTATGTTCGCCAACAATGCCTTTGTCACCGATTCGGACTGGCACGGCATCTACAACCGTGTCTCCACAGGAAAAGCGGATCCCATCACCATCGCCGACAATGTGTGGATAGGCGACAGCGCCATTATCTGCAAGGGTGTGTCCATCGGTAAAAACAGCATCGTGGGTGCCGGTGCGGTGGTAACCGGTGACATTCCGGCTGACGTCATCGCGGCCGGCAACCCCGCCAAGGTGGTCAAACGGCTCGATCCGGGCAAGCCTGTAACCACCAGGGCACACTGGCTCGGAGAGCCGCGGCGCCTTTTTAGGGACTTCGACCGTTATGACCGAGCAACACTGAAACATAACAGTCTGTTAACTTGGATCAGACACCTGGTTTCGCCGTCGAACAACAGTTGA
- a CDS encoding phenyltransferase domain-containing protein, with translation MNAYALRKLQELSIDIEAVAGLIADTQKENGEIPWSPGDKTDPWDHVEAAMGLCMGGHHDLARKAYRWLADIQLEDGSWFSSYRNGTPEDKTRDTNMSSYLAVGMFHYYLVTGDVAFLHELWEPMAKGIAFALRLQRTGGEIYWAISPEGVVDNMALLTGSSSIYMSLKCAVAIAKIIGYDHLPWKQSMQRLGDAIRYKGHLFNMTKARFSMDWFYPVLSGAVQGKDARKRIDRHWKKFIVSGQGVRCVSDEPWVTLAETSELSLALSAMGNREMAEIVFNWIIHRKFEDGSYWCGYTYPDIIVWPQEKITWTNAVILMAADAIYGLTPASQLFSHRLWATIG, from the coding sequence ATGAATGCTTATGCTTTAAGAAAACTTCAGGAACTTTCCATCGACATCGAGGCCGTGGCCGGATTAATTGCCGATACCCAGAAGGAAAATGGTGAAATACCGTGGAGTCCGGGGGACAAAACAGATCCCTGGGATCACGTCGAAGCAGCCATGGGGCTTTGTATGGGCGGGCACCATGACCTGGCCAGAAAAGCCTACCGCTGGCTGGCTGACATACAGCTTGAAGATGGAAGCTGGTTTTCGTCCTACAGGAACGGAACCCCCGAAGACAAAACCCGTGACACCAACATGTCCAGCTATCTGGCTGTCGGCATGTTTCACTATTACCTGGTTACCGGCGATGTTGCCTTTCTGCATGAACTTTGGGAACCCATGGCAAAAGGTATCGCGTTCGCCCTGAGACTTCAGAGAACCGGCGGAGAAATCTACTGGGCCATCAGCCCGGAGGGTGTGGTTGATAATATGGCCCTCCTCACAGGTTCAAGCTCAATATACATGAGCCTGAAGTGCGCCGTTGCGATCGCTAAAATTATAGGATACGACCATCTGCCCTGGAAGCAATCCATGCAGCGACTCGGCGATGCCATCCGGTACAAAGGACACCTGTTCAACATGACCAAAGCGCGCTTTTCCATGGACTGGTTTTATCCGGTGCTCAGCGGCGCCGTGCAGGGGAAGGATGCCCGGAAACGCATCGATCGTCATTGGAAAAAATTCATTGTCTCCGGACAGGGGGTGCGCTGTGTATCGGACGAACCCTGGGTCACGCTGGCCGAAACATCGGAACTCTCACTGGCGCTTTCCGCCATGGGCAATCGGGAGATGGCCGAAATCGTCTTTAACTGGATCATCCACCGTAAATTCGAAGACGGCTCCTACTGGTGTGGATATACCTATCCGGACATCATCGTGTGGCCCCAAGAAAAGATCACCTGGACCAATGCCGTCATCCTCATGGCAGCGGATGCCATCTATGGGCTCACACCGGCGAGTCAACTTTTCAGTCATCGCCTCTGGGCAACGATCGGCTGA